CGGCGCGTGGCGCTGAAGGGGCACGAGGGCCCCGACTCGACGTGGACCGGTTTCAAGGGCGTGAAGGAGGGACGGGTCATCGACTTCGTCCTGGTCTCGAGCGACGTCACGGTCCTGCGCCACCGGTCGATCGACGACCGCCCCGGCGGCCGCTTCCTGTCCGACCACCTCCCCGTCCACGCCACGGTCGCGCTCCCCCATCCCGGGGACTGAGCGTCGCCGACGTCGGGATCTCGTGACGCTGCCACTGTCACAAGCCCCTAGCCTCGACTCGTGAACCGGAGGCTGAGCCAGCACGAGCGGGACCTCCAGCTCGTCGCCGAGGACGCCACGGATGCGCTGGTCGACGCTGACCGCGAGTACCGCCCGGGCACCGCTCGGGCGGCCCTGCGCCACAAGGACTTCCGCAACCTCTACTTCGGCGCGTTCACCTCCAACATCGGGTCGTGGATGCAGAACGCGGTCCTCGGCGCGTACGCATTCGAGCTGACCCGGTCGGCCACCTTCGTCGGCATCATCGCCTTCGCCAACCTCGGGCCGCTGCTGCTGTTCTCGATGATCGGCGGGGCGCTCGCCGACCAGTTCGACCGCCGCAAGATGCTCATCGTGGTGACCATCGAGCAGATGTTCTTCGCCTTCGCGCTGGCCTGGCTCACCACGGTCCCCGACCCGTCCCGGGCCGTGCTCGTGATCTTCGTGCTGGCCATCGGCACCGCCCAGGCCATCTACGCGCCGGCGTACTCGGCGGCGCTGCCGGCGATGGTGGGCAAGGAGGACCTCGCCGGCGCCATCGCACTGAACTCGACCTCGATGAACGGCTCACGGGTGATCGGCCCCGCCATCGGCGGCATCCTCTACCACCTCGTCGGCGTGTCCTGGGTCTTCGCTCTCAACGGCCTCACCTACCTCGCCGTGCTCGCGGTGCTGGCCCGGGTGCACCTCCCCCGGGTCGAACGCAAGGCCGACGAGCCCACGGGCTTCCGCCGGATCGTCGGGGGGATCACCGCCGCCCGCCAGAACCGCACCATCAAGATGGTCCTGGTCGCCATGTGCTTCTTCTCGTTCTTCTGCCTGCCTTTCGTGGTGCAGATGCCGGTGGTGGCCGAGTCCAACTTCGGCATCGAGCCCGACTCCACCGCCTACGGCCTGCTCTACGCCTGCCTCGGCGCGGGAGCGGTGGCGGGGTCGCTGTCGATCGGCACCCTCTTCGTCGGCCTCTCGAAGCGGCGCATCGTCCGCAAGGGCTTCTTCGGCTTCGCGGTGTTCCTCGCCATCCTCGCCGTGTTGCGCTCCGAGCCGTTGGCCTACCCGGTCGTGTTCGCCGTGGGCTTCTGCTACTTCGCCACCGTCACCTCGCTGAACACCATGCTCCAGGAGGAGGTCGAGGAGTCGGTACGCGGCCGGGTGATGGCGCTGTGGATCATGTCCTTCGGCGGCGTGGTCCCCATCGGCGGCCTGGTCGCCGGTCCCGTCATCGACGCGTGGGGGGTCACCACCCTGATGCTCATCGGCGCCTTCGTCGCCCTCGGCCTGGCCACCTGGGGCTACTTCTTCTCCACCGACCCCAGCCCTCGCCGCCGCCGGCGCCTCGCCGCGTAGGAGCGCCGGAGGGTCAGGCCCGAGCCACCCCACCGTTCTGGCCGCGAGATCTCTGGCGTGACGACATGTCGCCGCGGCCAGAACCGATCCGTCGGATGTGGCTCAGGCGTCGGCGAGGAGGAGGTCGGCGAGGCGTTCGAGGCCGGCCACTCGGCTGCCCTTCAACAGGACGGCGTCGCCGGGCCCGAGGGGCCCGAGGCGCTCCGCCGCGGCGTCGATGTCGGCGACGGTCTCGACGCCGTAGAGCGGGGCGTCGACGGCCAGCACCTCGATGCCCAAGTCGTCGGCGAGGCGGGTGATGGCGAGGTGCTCGTCCTCGGCGATGTCACCCAGTTCGGCCATCACCCCGAGGACGGCGACCCGGCGGGCGGCCTCGAGGTCCGCCAGCGAGCGCAGCGCCGCCCGCATCGACTCGGGGTTGGCGTTGTAGGCGTCGTTCACGACGATGGCCCCCGTCGGCGTGGTGTGCAGCGCCATGCGGAACGGCGACATCTGCGCCCGGCTGAGCCCCTCGGCGGCGTCGTCGAGCGACGAGCCGGCGAGCAGGGCCACTGCGACGGCGGCCGCGGCGTTCTCGGCGTTGTGGCGGCCGTGGACCGTCAGCTGGAGGCTGATGACGCCCTCCGGGGTGACCAGGCGGAACCGGGGGCGCAGGTGGCCGTCGAGCTGGAGCTCGGTGACCCGCACGTCGCCTCGGTCGATGCCGTAGGTGACGACGTCGGCGTTGGTGTGGCGGACCATCGCCTTGACCCGCTCGTCGGTCTCCTTGAGCACCGCGGCGCCATCGTCACGCAGCGACTGGACGAGCTCGGCCTTGGCCTCGGCCACGTCGTCGATGGTCCCGAAGAGCTCGGTGTGGGCGTGGGCGACCGCGGTGACGACCGCGATGTCCGGGCGGGCGACCTCGCAGAGCCGCGCGATGTGGCCGTAGCCCCGGGCCCCCATCTCGATGACCGCCACCTCGGTGTCGTCGGGGGCGTTGACGAGGGTGAGGGGGACGCCGAGGTCGTTGTTGAACGACCGGTACGACGCCGCCGTGCGGTGGCGCACCGACAGCGCCGCCGCGGCCAGGTCCTTCACCGATGTCTTGCCGACCGAGCCGGTCACCCCCACGACGGTGGGTATGCGGCCCCGGACATGGGCGCCGAGTGCGGTCAGCGCGTCGGCGGTGTCAGTCACGCGAACCGCCACCACCTCGGCGGCGGCGCCGGTCTCGAGCGGGTCCTGCTGGGTGAGGTAGGCGACGGCCCCGGCGGCCCCGGCCGCTTCGATGAAGTCGTGGCCGTCCCGGTCGGCGACGACCGGGACGAACAGCGAGCCTGCCGGGACGGCCCGGCTGTCGATGGTGGCGCCCTCGACCGTGACGGCGTCGGCCTCGGCGCCGGCACCGGCCGGGCCGACGAGCTCACCGCCGGTGATCGCCGCGATCTCGCTGGTGTCCAGGCGCACGATCGGAAGGTAGCGCCCCGGCCACCCCGAACGACCATGACGACCGGTCGTCGGGGGCGGGACGTACAGGCCGTCCCGACCGTTCTCGGCCCCGCGCAGTGGGGTCACGCCACCGCCGGAGCGGGCGACCAGGGCCTGGGCGGGGCGGCCTGTCCGGACGGCGACCGTTCGCCCGTCCCCTGCCCGTCGGGCCAGGCGGCCGGCCGACCGGCGACGGATCCGGGTCGACCGGGTCGCCGAGGCCCGCACGGCGGACCGGTCCCGGCCTGACCTGGCCTGCGGCCGGGACCGGCGGAGCAGCGCGGCGAAGGCACGGACGCAGTGCGGCCGAGCTGCGGCCGCGAGCGGGAGGCCCGGGACGCTCACGGGGCGCCGGGTAGGTTGGCGCGATGGCTGACGACCCGATGCCGAACGAGCGGATCCGCCTCGTCGTGGTGTTCGGCGGGCAGTCGGCCGAGCACGACGTGTCCTGTGTGACCGCCAGCCACGTGCTGGCCGCCGCCGACCCGCAGCGCTATGCAGTCCAGCCGGTGGGCATCACCAGGCAGGGCCAGTGGGTGTTCGCCGAGGACGCCGCCAAGGCACTCGCCGAGGGCCCCGCCGCTCTGCCCGCCTCGCTCACGGCCGACGGGCCCGACGTGGACGCGCTCCCCGTGGTCGCCCCGACCGGCGACGAGACCGTCGTGGTCCTGCCTCTCCTCCACGGCCCGATGGGCGAGGACGGCACCGTCCAGGGGATGCTCGAGCTGGCCGGTGTGCCCTACGTGGGCGCCGGCGTACTCGGCTCCGCCGTGGCGATGGACAAAGCGATGGCCAAGCAGGTCACCGGTGCCGCCGGCATCCCGCAGCCCCGCTACCGGGCCTGGCGCGAGGCCGACCTCAGCGACCGCGCCCTGCACGCCGCCATCGACGAGCTGGGCCTGCCGCTGTTCGTCAAGCCCGCCAACATGGGCTCGTCCATCGGCATCACCAAGGCCCGCAGCTTCGACGAGCTCGAGGCGGGCGTCGC
This Acidimicrobiales bacterium DNA region includes the following protein-coding sequences:
- a CDS encoding MFS transporter, whose amino-acid sequence is MNRRLSQHERDLQLVAEDATDALVDADREYRPGTARAALRHKDFRNLYFGAFTSNIGSWMQNAVLGAYAFELTRSATFVGIIAFANLGPLLLFSMIGGALADQFDRRKMLIVVTIEQMFFAFALAWLTTVPDPSRAVLVIFVLAIGTAQAIYAPAYSAALPAMVGKEDLAGAIALNSTSMNGSRVIGPAIGGILYHLVGVSWVFALNGLTYLAVLAVLARVHLPRVERKADEPTGFRRIVGGITAARQNRTIKMVLVAMCFFSFFCLPFVVQMPVVAESNFGIEPDSTAYGLLYACLGAGAVAGSLSIGTLFVGLSKRRIVRKGFFGFAVFLAILAVLRSEPLAYPVVFAVGFCYFATVTSLNTMLQEEVEESVRGRVMALWIMSFGGVVPIGGLVAGPVIDAWGVTTLMLIGAFVALGLATWGYFFSTDPSPRRRRRLAA
- a CDS encoding UDP-N-acetylmuramoyl-tripeptide--D-alanyl-D-alanine ligase; protein product: MDTSEIAAITGGELVGPAGAGAEADAVTVEGATIDSRAVPAGSLFVPVVADRDGHDFIEAAGAAGAVAYLTQQDPLETGAAAEVVAVRVTDTADALTALGAHVRGRIPTVVGVTGSVGKTSVKDLAAAALSVRHRTAASYRSFNNDLGVPLTLVNAPDDTEVAVIEMGARGYGHIARLCEVARPDIAVVTAVAHAHTELFGTIDDVAEAKAELVQSLRDDGAAVLKETDERVKAMVRHTNADVVTYGIDRGDVRVTELQLDGHLRPRFRLVTPEGVISLQLTVHGRHNAENAAAAVAVALLAGSSLDDAAEGLSRAQMSPFRMALHTTPTGAIVVNDAYNANPESMRAALRSLADLEAARRVAVLGVMAELGDIAEDEHLAITRLADDLGIEVLAVDAPLYGVETVADIDAAAERLGPLGPGDAVLLKGSRVAGLERLADLLLADA
- a CDS encoding D-alanine--D-alanine ligase, which translates into the protein MPNERIRLVVVFGGQSAEHDVSCVTASHVLAAADPQRYAVQPVGITRQGQWVFAEDAAKALAEGPAALPASLTADGPDVDALPVVAPTGDETVVVLPLLHGPMGEDGTVQGMLELAGVPYVGAGVLGSAVAMDKAMAKQVTGAAGIPQPRYRAWREADLSDRALHAAIDELGLPLFVKPANMGSSIGITKARSFDELEAGVALALTYDEWVVVEEAVSPAREIEVAVLGNLEPRASVPGEIVPGAEFYDYADKYEDGAEALIPANLDEAETAEVQALALRAYRALRAEGMARVDFFYEKGGRGFLLNEINTIPGFTPISMYPKLWQASGLPYDQLIDELVRLAIERHGRRRHRTDH